From the genome of Gracilibacillus salitolerans, one region includes:
- a CDS encoding antibiotic biosynthesis monooxygenase family protein, whose amino-acid sequence MNGYMTNGTYPYLEKLKSKHTISPFILMHNEDKAVAYYEDTNSSIFETSRDYLVLAQAGKLAELGFISLSHLPVTDEGRPIFEMDYKQKVNEISGGIATRLLRPLKGNSYILLVEWNNPKDYQAWKQTKPLPNKKEDSYIAGSVYTETFQVGEEEKE is encoded by the coding sequence ATGAATGGTTATATGACAAACGGAACATATCCATATCTGGAGAAACTAAAAAGTAAGCATACCATCTCTCCCTTTATTCTTATGCACAACGAGGACAAAGCTGTCGCCTACTATGAGGATACAAATTCATCCATTTTTGAAACAAGCAGAGATTATCTGGTATTGGCACAGGCCGGTAAGTTAGCAGAGCTAGGGTTTATCAGTCTGTCACACCTTCCTGTTACAGATGAAGGACGTCCAATATTTGAAATGGATTATAAACAGAAAGTGAATGAAATAAGTGGGGGGATTGCTACCAGATTATTACGACCACTAAAAGGCAACTCCTATATTTTACTCGTGGAATGGAATAATCCAAAAGACTATCAAGCATGGAAACAAACAAAACCTCTTCCAAATAAGAAAGAAGATTCCTATATAGCCGGATCCGTCTATACAGAAACCTTCCAAGTTGGAGAAGAGGAAAAAGAATAA
- a CDS encoding thioredoxin family protein, translating to MKKMVIFILVLVVIFGALIFVVQYQNSKQLEGVDNPYNKTDLKQSTIDQLDDEIYQNQILPEELASKLDNGDDVTVYFYSPECVHCQRMTPVLVPIAEKYGVDLVKLNLLEFENAWAEFNIERTPTMVHYEGGEESARVVGEQPQSNFEDFFEQEVLAEE from the coding sequence GTGAAAAAAATGGTAATATTTATATTAGTGCTCGTTGTCATTTTTGGAGCATTAATCTTCGTAGTGCAATATCAAAATTCCAAACAGCTTGAAGGGGTAGACAACCCTTATAATAAAACAGACTTAAAGCAATCAACTATTGATCAACTAGATGATGAAATATACCAAAATCAAATATTACCAGAAGAATTAGCAAGCAAATTAGACAATGGTGATGATGTAACAGTCTACTTTTATAGCCCGGAATGTGTTCATTGTCAAAGAATGACACCTGTATTGGTACCAATTGCCGAAAAATATGGTGTGGATTTAGTGAAATTGAATTTATTAGAATTTGAAAATGCATGGGCAGAATTTAATATTGAAAGAACACCTACGATGGTACATTATGAAGGTGGAGAGGAATCTGCAAGAGTAGTTGGCGAACAACCACAATCTAATTTTGAAGATTTCTTTGAGCAAGAAGTACTAGCAGAGGAATAA
- a CDS encoding disulfide oxidoreductase has protein sequence MDKKKETLLFIVWAGSLIATLGSLFYSEIMKFIPCELCWYQRILMYPLVVIYGYAVYKKDIRYAFPGLILSGIGFLVSSYHYLIQKVPGLQETGDACGLIPCTTTYVNYLGFASIPFQALIAFLVIFIIHIYLIVQQRSV, from the coding sequence ATGGACAAGAAGAAAGAAACATTGTTATTTATTGTTTGGGCCGGGAGCCTTATCGCAACACTGGGAAGTTTGTTTTATTCCGAGATTATGAAATTCATACCTTGCGAATTATGCTGGTATCAACGGATTTTAATGTATCCACTCGTCGTTATTTATGGATATGCAGTTTATAAAAAAGATATCCGATACGCCTTTCCTGGGCTTATTTTAAGTGGAATAGGATTTTTAGTTTCCAGCTATCATTATTTGATTCAGAAAGTTCCTGGTTTGCAAGAAACAGGTGATGCATGTGGTCTAATTCCATGTACAACGACGTATGTGAATTATCTTGGTTTTGCATCAATTCCTTTTCAGGCATTGATTGCCTTTCTTGTCATCTTTATAATTCACATTTATTTAATTGTTCAACAAAGGAGCGTTTAA
- a CDS encoding MoeB/ThiF family adenylyltransferase codes for MNNRYHRQMLFEPIGETGQKRLQESHVVIVGVGALGSSSAEMLARAGVGTLTLIDRDYVEETNLQRQQLFSEEDVRMQTPKVIAAKKRLEEINHLTKIHTEVIDAGVDELEAIVPEADVVIDATDNFDTRLIINDICQKHHKPWIYGACVASYGVTFTVLPEETPCLQCLMDHIPSDGATCDTVGIISPAVQMVVSHQVTEVLKILTGNLDTLSGKLIAFDLWKNQQMELKVASLKDDTCSSCSKKQYPYLTYQAQLKTAVLCGRNTVQIRTNGEKVIHFEEMKKHLERNQQLKLFSNPYLLSFEIDKYRVVVFRDGRTLIHGTKNIQEAKKVYYQYVG; via the coding sequence GTGAATAATCGTTATCATCGTCAAATGCTCTTCGAACCAATTGGTGAAACAGGGCAAAAAAGATTACAGGAAAGTCATGTCGTAATTGTTGGTGTTGGTGCACTTGGTTCAAGCAGTGCAGAGATGCTAGCAAGAGCAGGGGTTGGCACGTTGACCTTGATTGATCGTGATTATGTGGAAGAAACCAATTTGCAGCGGCAACAGCTTTTTTCTGAAGAAGATGTCCGCATGCAAACACCTAAAGTAATTGCTGCTAAAAAACGATTGGAAGAGATTAATCATTTGACCAAAATTCATACAGAAGTGATCGATGCCGGAGTTGATGAACTGGAAGCAATTGTCCCAGAAGCGGATGTAGTAATCGATGCCACAGACAATTTTGATACGAGATTAATAATTAACGATATTTGTCAAAAACACCATAAACCATGGATCTATGGGGCATGTGTGGCAAGTTATGGGGTAACATTCACCGTCTTACCAGAGGAAACACCTTGTTTACAATGCTTGATGGATCACATACCAAGTGACGGTGCAACATGTGATACAGTTGGCATTATTAGTCCAGCAGTACAAATGGTTGTCTCTCATCAGGTAACAGAGGTTTTGAAAATACTAACAGGGAACCTGGATACACTTTCCGGAAAATTAATCGCTTTTGATTTATGGAAAAATCAGCAAATGGAATTGAAAGTAGCCAGTTTAAAGGATGACACGTGTTCATCCTGCTCGAAAAAACAGTATCCATATTTAACTTATCAAGCTCAGTTGAAAACAGCCGTTTTATGTGGGCGAAATACAGTCCAAATAAGAACAAATGGTGAAAAAGTGATTCACTTTGAAGAAATGAAAAAACATTTGGAACGTAATCAACAACTCAAATTATTTAGCAATCCTTATTTGTTATCATTTGAGATAGATAAATATCGTGTGGTCGTATTTCGGGATGGACGAACGCTTATACATGGAACGAAAAATATACAAGAAGCTAAAAAAGTGTATTATCAATATGTAGGTTGA
- a CDS encoding thiazole synthase, which translates to MLKVGKATFNSRLFLGTGKYPNYDIQKQAVDVSETEVLTFSVRRMNIFDSDQPNFLEKIDLQKYRFLPNTAGAKNAEEAVRIAKLADASGLCDMVKVEVIGCDKTLLPDPVETLKATETLLAEGFTVLPYTSDDVVLARKLEELGAHAIMPGASPIGSGQGIINPLNLQFIIEQANVPVIVDAGIGSPKDAAYAMELGADGVLLNTAVSGANDPVKMAEAMKLAVEAGRLGFEAGRIAKKEYAVASSPKEGISIGE; encoded by the coding sequence ATGCTTAAAGTAGGTAAGGCTACATTTAATTCTCGATTATTTTTAGGAACAGGAAAATATCCAAACTATGATATTCAAAAACAAGCAGTAGACGTATCAGAAACAGAGGTACTAACTTTTTCCGTGCGTCGGATGAATATTTTTGATTCAGATCAACCAAATTTTCTCGAAAAAATAGATTTACAGAAATATCGTTTTCTGCCAAATACAGCTGGTGCCAAAAATGCAGAAGAAGCAGTCAGAATTGCCAAATTAGCGGATGCATCAGGCCTATGTGACATGGTGAAAGTAGAAGTAATCGGTTGTGACAAAACATTACTTCCAGATCCTGTAGAAACCTTAAAAGCGACAGAGACTTTACTGGCGGAAGGTTTTACTGTTCTGCCTTACACTTCAGATGATGTCGTACTTGCGAGAAAGCTAGAAGAGTTAGGTGCGCATGCCATTATGCCAGGAGCATCACCAATCGGATCGGGGCAAGGGATTATTAATCCATTAAACTTGCAATTTATTATTGAACAAGCAAACGTACCAGTGATTGTAGATGCGGGAATTGGTTCACCGAAAGATGCTGCCTATGCTATGGAATTAGGTGCAGATGGTGTTCTTCTCAATACGGCTGTTTCCGGTGCAAATGATCCTGTCAAGATGGCTGAAGCTATGAAATTAGCTGTAGAAGCCGGCAGACTAGGATTTGAAGCAGGTCGGATTGCGAAGAAGGAATACGCTGTGGCAAGCAGTCCTAAGGAAGGGATAAGTATTGGTGAATAA
- the thiS gene encoding sulfur carrier protein ThiS, translating into MEVIVNGDPLEVSEGITNIEELIQELRLEKKSLIVEHNQTILKKEKHKETAISEGDRLEIVHFVGGG; encoded by the coding sequence TTGGAGGTTATCGTAAATGGTGATCCATTAGAAGTAAGTGAAGGAATTACAAATATTGAAGAATTAATCCAGGAATTACGGTTGGAGAAGAAATCATTAATTGTTGAGCATAATCAAACCATTTTAAAAAAGGAAAAACATAAAGAAACGGCAATTTCAGAAGGTGACAGATTAGAAATTGTCCATTTTGTTGGAGGAGGATGA
- the thiO gene encoding glycine oxidase ThiO: protein MTKRFDQIIVGGGVMGASISYELSKRGYQVLLLEENTIAAEASSAAAGMLGVQMEFEADSPLFRFAKESRALFPRLAKELLEESGIDIQLIEKGALKLVYHQDEIDALKRIASFQTQQRVEAKVISPATIPEKELANDFYAALYCPTEGQVSAPHLTKAFAKAAEHHGAVIMEQTKVHDILSENGQVTGVKTAGKAYTADRVIMTCGFKSSQFPQYIKQFTPVKGECLSVITEKPLIQSTIFTEGCYLVPKRGNRIIIGATSKPNQTDKDVKVASVLHLLSRAKQILPALNKATIEKVWAGVRPLTKDGFPYLGEVPDVSGLYVATGHYRNGILLAPRTATFMADIVEGKQVDPSYLATFSLKRASLISV from the coding sequence TTGACTAAACGATTCGATCAAATCATTGTTGGCGGTGGAGTGATGGGGGCTTCGATTTCCTATGAATTAAGTAAAAGAGGTTATCAGGTTCTACTGTTGGAAGAGAATACAATTGCAGCTGAGGCATCCAGTGCAGCAGCAGGTATGTTAGGCGTGCAAATGGAGTTCGAAGCAGACTCGCCGTTATTTCGATTTGCCAAAGAAAGTCGTGCTTTATTTCCTCGTTTAGCTAAAGAATTGCTAGAAGAAAGCGGTATTGACATTCAGTTAATCGAGAAAGGCGCCTTGAAGCTTGTTTACCACCAAGATGAAATCGATGCTCTAAAAAGAATCGCCAGTTTTCAAACGCAACAAAGAGTAGAGGCAAAAGTGATTTCACCAGCAACTATACCGGAAAAAGAACTCGCAAACGATTTTTATGCAGCGCTTTATTGTCCGACAGAAGGTCAAGTATCTGCACCACATTTAACAAAAGCATTCGCGAAAGCTGCAGAACATCATGGTGCTGTGATCATGGAACAGACGAAAGTACATGATATCTTGAGTGAAAACGGTCAGGTGACAGGTGTGAAGACAGCTGGAAAAGCATATACTGCTGATCGTGTCATCATGACTTGTGGATTTAAGAGTTCTCAATTTCCCCAATACATTAAACAATTTACACCTGTTAAAGGCGAATGTCTGTCCGTAATTACGGAAAAGCCTCTGATTCAATCGACGATCTTTACAGAAGGTTGTTATCTCGTTCCTAAAAGAGGTAACCGGATCATTATTGGTGCAACATCCAAGCCAAATCAAACCGATAAAGACGTCAAGGTGGCAAGTGTACTGCATTTGTTATCGCGGGCTAAACAGATATTGCCAGCGTTAAATAAGGCGACGATTGAAAAGGTCTGGGCGGGTGTCCGGCCCTTAACGAAAGACGGTTTTCCTTATCTAGGGGAAGTGCCAGATGTATCAGGATTATATGTTGCAACAGGGCATTATCGTAATGGCATATTGCTGGCACCTAGAACGGCTACTTTTATGGCAGATATCGTCGAAGGAAAACAAGTCGATCCATCTTATTTGGCTACGTTTTCTTTGAAAAGAGCAAGTCTTATTTCTGTATAA
- a CDS encoding thiamine phosphate synthase: MHGIHLISNGRLTERDLRLVPENIDKIDFIHLREKSKTAKEILEMIEYLLEAGVPADRIIINDRTDVAWVKKCRGVQLAFHSIPVADVRHSFPDISIGKSVHSLDEAIVAEQNGADFLLYGHIFSSNSKPGIAPRGITGLTAVNENVSIPVIAIGGITEHNISQVLDAGASGVAIMSGMWDAEDSHEALKRYREVFDMRKEEYLD, translated from the coding sequence ATGCATGGAATTCACCTTATTTCAAATGGCAGATTAACAGAAAGAGATTTGCGTCTTGTTCCAGAGAATATCGATAAGATTGATTTTATTCATCTTCGGGAAAAGAGCAAAACAGCAAAAGAAATATTGGAAATGATAGAATATTTGTTAGAAGCGGGTGTGCCAGCTGATCGTATCATCATTAATGACCGTACAGATGTAGCCTGGGTAAAAAAATGCAGGGGAGTTCAGCTTGCATTTCATAGTATCCCGGTTGCAGATGTGAGACACTCCTTTCCGGATATCAGTATCGGTAAGTCAGTACATTCTCTGGACGAAGCGATAGTTGCAGAACAAAATGGTGCAGATTTTCTGCTATATGGTCATATTTTTTCAAGTAACTCTAAACCAGGCATCGCACCAAGAGGTATTACTGGATTAACTGCTGTAAATGAAAATGTTTCAATTCCTGTCATCGCTATTGGTGGGATTACCGAACATAATATCAGCCAAGTACTTGATGCTGGTGCAAGTGGTGTAGCAATCATGTCAGGAATGTGGGATGCCGAAGATTCTCACGAAGCATTAAAGCGTTACCGTGAAGTGTTCGACATGAGGAAGGAGGAATATCTTGACTAA
- a CDS encoding ferritin-like domain-containing protein, whose product MAQDQEKLQALIDGLNEDLANEYAATIMYTYHASVVSGLYRSFLKPFFEDEINDEIGHALYLSDKIKTLGGTPTTTPAKVEQLTDVQAMLEATHQAETKTIERYEKRKQQADELGLTELVVKLEDIIADETSHKEETERLLADASFQ is encoded by the coding sequence ATGGCCCAAGATCAAGAAAAATTACAAGCATTAATTGACGGATTAAATGAAGACTTAGCAAATGAATATGCGGCAACGATCATGTATACGTATCATGCATCCGTTGTTTCAGGATTATATCGTTCCTTCTTAAAACCATTTTTCGAAGATGAAATAAATGATGAGATCGGACATGCTTTATACTTATCCGACAAAATCAAGACATTAGGTGGTACACCAACCACGACACCAGCAAAAGTCGAACAATTAACAGATGTTCAAGCAATGTTAGAAGCTACTCATCAAGCTGAAACTAAAACCATTGAGCGCTATGAAAAAAGAAAACAGCAAGCAGATGAGCTTGGCTTAACCGAACTTGTAGTGAAATTAGAAGATATTATTGCAGATGAAACAAGCCACAAAGAAGAAACAGAACGACTTTTGGCAGATGCCAGCTTTCAATAA
- a CDS encoding M20 metallopeptidase family protein → MRDTLFEEIDALYDEMVEMRRFLHQYPELSFQEYKTAAFIQEQYKILDIPYQANIGGNGVVATLRGAKPGKTVALRADFDALPIQDEKDFPYKSKNDGVMHACGHDGHTTTLLAVAKVLKNHQEDLAGTVVFIHQHAEELAPGGAKPMIEAGVLKNVDVVYGTHLWTNTPYGIVQTSRGNFMAAADHFTIHIKGKGGHGAIPHQTKDPIVVGSQLVTNLQQIISRRIDPLETAVLSIGQFHAGNAYNIIPDIAMIDGTVRTFNPVLQHFIKDEIEKVIKGTCIGYDVSYDFDYSFGYPPVVNHAKHAEKVLTAAEQVKEVEKAEMIEPSMTGEDFAYYLEEKPGAYFFTGAQIENGFVPHHHPMFDFDERAMKIAAKTLIAATLNVNK, encoded by the coding sequence ATGAGGGACACTTTATTTGAGGAAATAGATGCTTTATACGATGAAATGGTGGAAATGCGCAGGTTTTTACACCAGTATCCGGAACTTTCCTTTCAAGAATATAAAACAGCAGCATTCATTCAAGAACAATATAAAATATTAGATATTCCATATCAAGCAAATATTGGCGGAAATGGAGTTGTAGCCACTTTAAGAGGTGCTAAGCCTGGTAAAACCGTTGCATTACGTGCTGACTTTGATGCATTACCAATTCAAGATGAAAAAGATTTTCCGTATAAATCAAAAAATGACGGTGTTATGCATGCTTGTGGGCATGACGGTCATACGACAACATTACTTGCTGTTGCCAAAGTCTTAAAAAATCATCAGGAAGATCTTGCCGGAACAGTGGTTTTTATTCATCAGCATGCTGAGGAACTTGCTCCAGGTGGTGCCAAACCAATGATTGAAGCAGGTGTACTGAAAAATGTCGATGTTGTTTACGGCACACACCTATGGACCAATACACCATATGGAATCGTTCAGACATCCCGAGGAAACTTTATGGCTGCAGCGGATCACTTCACTATTCATATAAAAGGAAAAGGAGGTCATGGAGCAATCCCACACCAGACAAAGGATCCAATTGTGGTTGGTTCACAACTTGTAACGAATCTGCAGCAAATCATCAGCAGACGCATCGATCCTTTGGAAACGGCCGTCTTGTCTATCGGTCAATTTCATGCTGGTAATGCGTACAATATTATTCCCGATATAGCGATGATTGATGGTACAGTACGCACGTTTAATCCAGTCTTACAACATTTTATTAAGGATGAAATCGAAAAAGTGATCAAAGGCACCTGTATTGGTTATGATGTATCCTATGATTTTGATTATTCCTTTGGATACCCACCGGTTGTCAACCATGCCAAGCATGCGGAAAAGGTATTAACTGCTGCCGAACAGGTGAAAGAAGTGGAGAAGGCCGAAATGATTGAACCGAGTATGACAGGCGAGGATTTTGCATACTATTTAGAAGAAAAACCTGGTGCCTATTTCTTTACGGGCGCCCAAATCGAAAATGGCTTTGTCCCCCATCATCATCCAATGTTTGATTTTGATGAGCGAGCAATGAAAATAGCAGCCAAAACATTAATTGCTGCTACGTTGAATGTAAATAAATAG
- a CDS encoding ABC transporter permease, with the protein MLNSHRLFVERLSAHMKELSRYLRYILTGHLMIAMVFIVGAMSVYYQQFLENIPDYFPSTWVIAVVLGVVTAHSPIQTLLKRADIVFLIPAELQLSGYFFRALIYSFATQLYLFVLAMAAVAPLYMTVFPENSSFGLLFVVLLIIKAWSLVANWWMLRVRDKNFRMLDKIVRFALIITLVYFFLVQEMIFLAVITVLLVVLFVTNYQTARKQRALNWDLLIESDYMRMRSFYRLANMFTEVPHMETQVKKRHWLARLLTGSIPFHQKQAYPYLYRLTTVRSGEYLGIYVRLLVIGGFLVYFVPNLWLKLIFAMLFMYMIFLQMIPLWKHHATLVWLDLYPIGTSVRKQAFIKWMQQLIMFAGVVFVLFLFVIGEWLIGIVMAIAALLFIGMVIPNYLNKKMSHQERI; encoded by the coding sequence ATGCTTAATTCGCATCGATTGTTTGTTGAACGTTTATCAGCACATATGAAGGAGTTAAGCAGATATTTGCGTTATATCCTCACAGGACATCTTATGATCGCTATGGTGTTTATTGTCGGAGCAATGTCTGTTTATTATCAGCAGTTTTTAGAGAATATTCCTGATTACTTTCCGTCTACGTGGGTGATTGCGGTCGTACTAGGTGTGGTCACTGCACACAGCCCAATTCAAACATTGTTAAAAAGGGCAGATATAGTCTTTTTGATTCCAGCAGAATTGCAACTTTCTGGATATTTTTTTCGAGCTTTAATCTACAGTTTTGCCACACAACTTTACTTATTCGTATTAGCAATGGCTGCAGTTGCGCCGTTATATATGACTGTTTTCCCTGAAAACTCGTCTTTTGGTTTATTGTTTGTAGTATTGTTAATTATTAAAGCATGGAGTTTAGTGGCAAATTGGTGGATGCTACGTGTTCGGGATAAGAACTTTAGAATGTTGGACAAGATCGTAAGGTTTGCGTTGATTATAACGTTAGTTTATTTCTTTCTTGTGCAGGAGATGATCTTTTTAGCAGTGATTACTGTGTTACTTGTCGTTCTTTTTGTTACTAACTACCAAACAGCTAGAAAACAGCGCGCATTAAATTGGGACTTGTTAATAGAAAGTGATTATATGCGAATGCGGTCCTTTTACAGGTTAGCCAATATGTTTACAGAAGTGCCACATATGGAAACACAAGTAAAAAAACGTCACTGGCTTGCACGCTTGTTGACCGGATCGATTCCTTTCCATCAGAAACAGGCTTATCCTTATTTGTACCGCTTAACAACAGTTAGAAGTGGAGAATATTTAGGCATATATGTAAGATTGCTTGTCATTGGTGGGTTCCTTGTTTATTTTGTACCTAATCTCTGGCTAAAGCTCATTTTTGCTATGTTGTTTATGTATATGATCTTTTTGCAGATGATTCCATTATGGAAACACCATGCAACATTAGTATGGTTAGATCTTTATCCGATTGGGACTAGTGTACGGAAGCAAGCTTTTATAAAATGGATGCAGCAGCTAATTATGTTCGCAGGTGTAGTATTTGTTCTTTTCCTTTTCGTGATAGGGGAATGGTTGATAGGAATTGTAATGGCGATCGCAGCTTTATTATTTATTGGTATGGTCATTCCGAACTATTTAAATAAGAAGATGTCCCATCAAGAGAGAATTTGA
- a CDS encoding ABC transporter ATP-binding protein, with amino-acid sequence MEPLLHIKDLEGGYTHKNVLHGISFEVKPNEIVGLIGLNGAGKSTTIKHVIGLMQAKKGTVSIKGKTFQEAAESYRQHFSYIPEMPVLYDELTLEEHLRLTAMAYELPEDVYQARVTPLLKEFRLEKKLKWFPIHFSKGMRQKVMIMCSFLVEPDLYIVDEPFVGLDPLGIQSYLQLMNQMKDQGAGVLMSTHILATAERYCDRFVILHDGLIRAKGTLDELREAFDRPQATLDDLYIQLTKEADQYA; translated from the coding sequence ATGGAACCTTTATTACATATCAAAGATCTCGAAGGTGGTTACACCCATAAAAATGTACTGCATGGTATTTCATTTGAAGTGAAGCCGAATGAGATTGTGGGGTTGATCGGTTTAAATGGTGCAGGAAAAAGTACCACAATTAAACATGTGATTGGCTTAATGCAAGCAAAAAAAGGGACTGTCTCGATCAAAGGGAAGACGTTTCAGGAAGCAGCAGAAAGTTACAGACAACATTTTTCTTATATTCCAGAAATGCCTGTTTTATATGACGAGTTAACATTAGAAGAGCATTTACGATTAACTGCTATGGCTTATGAGTTACCGGAAGACGTATATCAGGCACGTGTCACTCCTTTGTTAAAAGAATTTCGATTAGAAAAGAAGTTAAAATGGTTTCCTATCCATTTCTCCAAAGGGATGAGGCAAAAAGTGATGATAATGTGTTCGTTTCTGGTCGAACCTGATTTATATATTGTGGACGAGCCTTTTGTCGGATTAGATCCACTCGGGATACAATCCTACCTTCAATTGATGAATCAAATGAAAGACCAAGGTGCGGGTGTATTAATGTCGACACATATCTTAGCAACGGCAGAGCGTTATTGTGATCGTTTTGTTATCCTTCATGATGGCTTAATTCGTGCAAAAGGAACATTGGATGAATTAAGAGAAGCTTTTGACCGGCCACAAGCAACATTAGATGATCTTTATATCCAATTAACGAAAGAAGCCGATCAATATGCTTAA
- a CDS encoding HIT family protein: MGTHEDCIFCKIVAGDIPSAKVYEDEDVYAFLDISQVTKGHTLVIPKNHSKNIYETDEALAAKLFAHVPKIANALKETFQPAGINILNNNEEAAGQSVFHLHIHLIPRYDETDGFKPNWITHEDKYDLADMASKISTNL; encoded by the coding sequence ATGGGAACACATGAAGATTGTATTTTTTGCAAAATTGTGGCAGGTGACATACCTTCTGCAAAAGTTTATGAAGACGAAGATGTTTATGCATTCCTTGATATTAGTCAAGTGACGAAAGGGCATACCTTAGTCATACCTAAAAACCACAGCAAAAACATATATGAAACAGATGAAGCACTTGCTGCTAAACTGTTTGCACATGTACCGAAAATTGCAAATGCCCTAAAAGAAACATTTCAACCAGCTGGAATTAATATACTTAATAATAACGAGGAAGCTGCTGGGCAATCTGTATTCCATTTACATATTCATCTTATACCTCGTTATGATGAAACAGATGGCTTTAAGCCTAATTGGATCACACATGAAGATAAGTATGATTTAGCTGATATGGCCTCTAAAATATCTACAAACCTTTAA
- a CDS encoding YtxH domain-containing protein, which translates to MINSKSLLIGFLAGGLVSAAATLLSTPKAGKELRTDVKVKSDEAVRYINHLRTEGVDLKEQISKTSKEGAALIKDLSADVKESIESWKKTVEPHQKNIQKYITQIEESLKELEDKTKAN; encoded by the coding sequence ATGATTAACAGCAAGTCATTATTAATCGGCTTTTTAGCTGGAGGATTAGTAAGTGCTGCTGCTACACTTTTAAGTACACCTAAAGCAGGAAAAGAATTAAGAACTGACGTTAAAGTAAAAAGTGATGAAGCAGTACGCTACATTAACCATTTAAGAACAGAAGGTGTCGACCTAAAAGAACAGATTAGTAAAACATCAAAAGAGGGTGCAGCTTTAATTAAGGACCTCTCCGCAGATGTAAAGGAATCGATTGAATCATGGAAAAAAACGGTCGAACCACATCAAAAAAATATTCAAAAATATATAACACAAATTGAAGAAAGTTTAAAAGAACTAGAAGACAAAACAAAAGCAAATTAA
- a CDS encoding DUF3267 domain-containing protein, with translation MNCWDSINVTKQLGFYRSLILSLLFGLLSFIFLYLPFTLIHKDVLVKDHGLIPVVLGLAILPLLHKALRILPLKFTNKNLRLKWTLEKKFFPNFHVVNHTKTTKPTLFFALLTPTIIITIPCIISSYFVPSYYPYFLLLGAINLSLSYIDFLYIRHLWKAPKKCLISNEEQGYDILIPR, from the coding sequence GTGAACTGTTGGGATTCCATCAATGTAACAAAGCAACTTGGATTTTATCGAAGCCTTATTTTATCATTATTATTTGGACTATTATCTTTTATCTTTTTGTATTTACCATTTACATTGATTCATAAAGATGTCTTAGTTAAAGACCACGGTCTAATCCCAGTTGTACTTGGATTAGCGATTTTACCTTTGTTGCATAAAGCATTACGAATTTTGCCTTTAAAATTCACGAATAAAAACTTACGATTAAAATGGACATTAGAGAAGAAATTTTTCCCTAACTTTCATGTAGTTAATCATACAAAAACAACGAAGCCAACATTATTTTTCGCTTTATTGACACCGACAATAATTATTACCATTCCTTGTATCATTAGCAGTTATTTTGTTCCATCTTATTATCCTTATTTTCTGCTATTAGGTGCAATTAATTTAAGTTTATCTTATATTGATTTTCTATATATTCGTCATCTATGGAAAGCACCAAAAAAATGTCTAATTTCAAATGAAGAACAAGGCTATGATATATTAATTCCACGCTAG